One Lepus europaeus isolate LE1 chromosome X, mLepTim1.pri, whole genome shotgun sequence genomic window carries:
- the EBP gene encoding 3-beta-hydroxysteroid-Delta(8),Delta(7)-isomerase, whose translation MMTTNAGPLHPYWPRHLRLDSFVPNDRPTWHILAGLFSVSGVLVVITWLLSARAAIVPLGTWRRLSLCWFAVCAFIHLVIEGWFSLYHEVLLGDQAFLSQLWKEYAKGDSRYILDDNFTVCMETITAFLWGPLSLWVVIAFLRQHPLRFVLQLVLSVGQIYGDVLYFLTEQRDGFQHGELGHPLYFWFYFVFMNALWLVLPGVLVLDAVKHLAHAQSTLDAKATTAKSKRN comes from the exons ATGATGACCACCAACGCCGGCCCCTTGCATCCGTATTGGCCTCGACACCTGAGGCTGGACAGCTTTGTACCTAATGACCGTCCCACCTGGCATATCCTGGCTGGCCTCTTCTCCGTCTCTGGGGTCCTGGTTGTGATCACGTGGCTGTTGTCGGCCCGTGCTGCCATTGTCCCACTGGGGACTTGGCGGCGACTGTCCCTGTGCTGGTTTGCAGTGTGTGCGTTCATTCACCTGGTGATTGAGGGCTGGTTCAGTCTCTACCATGAGGTCCTTCTTGGAGATCAAGCCTTCTTATCACAACTAT GGAAAGAATATGCCAAAGGAGACAGCCGATATATCCT GGATGACAACTTCACAGTGTGCATGGAGACCATCACAGCTTTCCTGTGGGGACCACTCAGCCTGTGGGTGGTGATCGCCTTTCTCCGCCAGCACCCCCTCCGCTTTGTCCTCCAGCTCGTGCTGTCTGTGG gccAGATCTACGGGGATGTGCTGTACTTCCTGACGGAGCAACGGGACGGATTCCAGCATGGGGAGCTGGGCCACCCCCTCTACTTCTGGTTTTACTTTGTCTTCATGAATgccctgtggctggtgctgcccgGAGTCCTTGTGCTTGACGCTGTGAAGCATCTTGCTCATGCTCAGAGCACGCTGGACGCcaaagccacaacagccaagagcaAGCGGAACTAA